In the genome of cyanobacterium endosymbiont of Braarudosphaera bigelowii, one region contains:
- a CDS encoding M14 family zinc carboxypeptidase, with amino-acid sequence MKPNIEILNLFKLASGDEISIQIYKFIGKQSDKKIYIQSNLHGSEIVGNSVIHQLVDFLSTLDKNQIDGEIWLVPVCNPLGTNQRNHFFSSGRFNSYDGKDWNRIFWDYEKVFLGLKDFVKNNFNFDCLTIRENFLKQQKAAFSQHAEKIQSPSSAPLFEQYRYKLQSLAMDANYLIDIHSSSNKCIDYLFCFPGEQEENAIYFKLDYGILMNTFDGDSFDEAFLKPWLALQKEFRKLGREIVIDRESWTLELGSGMEMQPKSVIAGVSGIKNYLVKKNILKLHNYSLGKTKIHLVSREKIKNYYAPTGGMIQSRLILKTQVKTGDRLYQIISFNKQGKLPEVIDIYAEKAGFVFDLSTNFSVNQGEYVLSIFSLN; translated from the coding sequence ATGAAACCAAATATTGAGATATTAAATTTATTTAAACTTGCTTCTGGAGACGAAATATCCATTCAAATATATAAGTTTATCGGTAAGCAAAGCGATAAGAAAATCTATATTCAATCTAACTTACACGGTTCAGAAATTGTAGGTAATTCAGTGATTCATCAACTAGTTGATTTTTTATCTACTCTGGATAAAAATCAAATTGATGGAGAAATATGGTTAGTTCCAGTATGTAATCCGTTAGGAACGAATCAAAGAAATCATTTTTTTTCATCAGGACGTTTCAATAGTTATGATGGTAAGGACTGGAATAGAATATTTTGGGATTATGAAAAGGTTTTTCTTGGCTTAAAAGATTTTGTTAAAAATAACTTTAATTTTGATTGTTTAACAATACGAGAAAACTTTTTAAAACAACAAAAAGCTGCATTCTCTCAACATGCTGAAAAAATCCAAAGCCCTAGTAGTGCCCCTTTGTTCGAACAATATCGCTATAAACTGCAATCTCTTGCTATGGATGCAAATTATTTAATTGATATTCATAGTTCAAGCAATAAATGTATAGACTACCTTTTCTGTTTTCCCGGAGAACAAGAAGAAAATGCTATATATTTCAAACTTGATTATGGAATTCTAATGAATACCTTTGATGGAGATAGCTTTGATGAAGCTTTTTTAAAGCCTTGGTTAGCATTACAAAAAGAGTTTCGAAAATTAGGAAGAGAAATAGTCATTGATCGAGAATCATGGACATTAGAATTAGGTTCAGGAATGGAAATGCAGCCAAAATCTGTAATTGCTGGAGTTTCTGGAATTAAAAATTATTTGGTAAAAAAAAATATATTGAAATTACATAATTATTCTTTAGGGAAAACAAAAATACATTTAGTTTCTCGTGAAAAAATAAAAAATTATTACGCTCCAACGGGAGGAATGATTCAAAGTAGATTAATTCTTAAAACTCAAGTAAAAACAGGGGATAGACTTTATCAAATTATAAGTTTTAACAAGCAGGGAAAATTGCCTGAGGTTATAGATATTTATGCAGAAAAAGCCGGCTTTGTTTTTGATCTATCTACTAATTTTTCAGTTAATCAAGGAGAATATGTTTTAAGTATTTTTAGTTTAAATTAA